Proteins from a genomic interval of Panthera tigris isolate Pti1 chromosome A2, P.tigris_Pti1_mat1.1, whole genome shotgun sequence:
- the COPG1 gene encoding coatomer subunit gamma-1 encodes MLKKFDKKDEESGGGSNPFQHLEKSAVLQEARVFNETPINPRKCAHILTKILYLINQGEHLGTTEATEAFFAMTKLFQSNDPTLRRMCYLTIKEMSCIAEDVIIVTSSLTKDMTGKEDNYRGPAVRALCQITDSTMLQAIERYMKQAIVDKVPSVSSSALVSSLHLLKCSFDVVKRWVNEAQEAASSDNIMVQYHALGLLYHVRKNDRLAVNKMISKFTRHGLKSPFAYCMMIRVASKQLEEEDGSRDSPLFDFIESCLRNKHEMVVYEAASAIVNLPGCSAKELAPAVSVLQLFCSSPKAALRYAAVRTLNKVAMKHPSAVTACNLDLENLVTDSNRSIATLAITTLLKTGSESSIDRLMKQISSFMSEISDEFKVVVVQAISALCQKYPRKHAVLMNFLFTMLREEGGFEYKRAIVDCIISIIEENTESKETGLSHLCEFIEDCEFTVLATRILHLLGQEGPKTNNPSKYIRFIYNRVVLEHEEVRAGAVSALAKFGAQNEEMLPSILVLLKRCVMDDDNEVRDRATFYLNVLEQKQKALNAGYILNGLTVSIPGLERALQQYTLEPSEKPFDLKSVPLATTPMAEQRTESTPITAAKQAEKVAATREDIFQEQLAAVPEFHGLGLLFKSSPEPVALTESETEYVIRCTKHTFTDHMVFQFDCTNTLNDQTLENVTVQMEPTEAYEVLCYVPARSLPYNQPGTCYTLVALPKEDPTAVACTFSCMMKFTVKDCDPTTGETDDEGYEDEYVLEDLEVTVADHIQKVMMLNFEAAWDQLGDEFEKEETFTLSTIKTLEEAVGNIVKFLGMHPCERSDKVPDNKNTHTLLLAGVFRGNHDILVRSRLLLLDTVTMQVTARSSEELPVDMILASVG; translated from the exons ATGCTGAAGAAATTTGATAAGAAAGACGAGGAATCGG GTGGAGGCTCCAACCCATTCCAGCATCTTGAGAAGAGTGCAGTACTCCAGGAG GCCCGTGTATTTAACGAGACACCCATCAACCCTCGAAAATGTgcccacatcctcaccaagatCCTTTACCTCATAAACCAG GGGGAGCACCTAGGGACCACCGAAGCAACCGAGGCCTTCTTTGCCATGACCAAGCTCTTTCAGTCCAACGAT ccCACACTCCGTCGGATGTGCTATTTGACCATCAAGGAGATGTCTTGCATTGCCGAGGATGTCATTATTGTTACCAGCAG CCTGACAAAGGACATGACTGGGAAAGAAGACAACTACCGTGGCCCGGCTGTGCGTGCCCTCTGCCAGATCACTGAT AGCACCATGCTTCAGGCTATTGAGCGCTACATGAAACAGGCCATCGTGGACAAGGTGCCCAGTGTCTCCAGCTCTGCCCTGGTGTCTTCCCTG CACCTACTGAAGTGCAGCTTTGACGTGGTCAAGCGCTGGGTGAATGAGGCCCAGGAGGCGGCGTCCAGTGATAACATCATGGTCCAG TACCATGCTCTGGGGCTCCTGTACCATGTGCGGAAGAACGACCGCCTGGCTGTCAATAAGATGATCAGCAAGTTCACCCGGCATGGCCTCAAGTCTCCCTTTGCCTACTGCATGATGATCCGGGTGGCCAGCAAACAGCTGGAGGAAGAGGATGGCAG CCGTGACAGCCCTCTGTTCGACTTTATTGAGAGCTGCTTGCGCAACAAGCACGAGATGGTGGTGTACGAAGCCGCCTCGGCCATCGTCAACCTGCCAGGCTGCAGCGCCAAAGAGCTGGCCCCCGCTGTGTCAG TGCTCCAGCTTTTCTGTAGCTCGCCCAAGGCCGCTCTCCGCTATGCTGCTGTCCGTACCCTCAATAAG GTGGCCATGAAGCATCCGTCAGCAGTGACAGCCTGCAATCTGGACCTAGAGAACCTGGTTACAGATTCAAATCGCAGCATCGCCACGTTGGCCATCACCACACTCCTCAAGACGGGCAGCGAGAGCAGCATCGATCGCCTCATGAAGCAGATCTCGTCCTTCATGTCAGAGATCTCAGATGAGTTCAAG GTGGTGGTGGTCCAGGCCATCAGTGCCCTATGTCAGAAGTATCCTCGCAAACATGCCGTGCTCATGAATTTCCTGTTCACCATGCTGCGGGAAGAG GGCGGCTTTGAGTACAAGCGGGCCATCGTGGACTGCATCATTAGCATCATTGAGGAAAACACAGAGAGCAAGGAGACCGGGCTGTCACACCTGTGCGAGTTCATCGAGGACTGCGAGTTCACCGTCCTGGCCACCCGCATCCTGCATCTCCTGGGCCAGGAGGGACCCAAGACCAACAACCCCTCCAAGTATATCCGCTTCATCTATAACCGCGTGGTCTTGGAGCATGAGGAGGTCCGGGCAG GCGCTGTGAGTGCTCTGGCCAAGTTTGGAGCCCAGAATGAAGAGATGTTACCCAGTATCTTGGTGTTGCTGAAGAG GTGCGTGATGGACGATGACAATGAAGTAAGGGACCGAGCCACTTTCTATCTCAATGTCCTGGAGCAGAAGCAGAAGGCCCTCAATGCAGGCTATATCCTAAATG GTCTGACTGTTTCCATCCCTGGTCTGGAGAGAGCTCTGCAGCAGTACACTCTAGAACCATCGGAAAAACCTTTTGACCTCAAGTCTGTGCCCCTGGCCACCACGCCCATGGCAGAGCAGAGAACAG AAAGCACCCCCATCACAGCCGCCAAGCAGGCGGAGAAAGTGGCAGCCACTCGAGAAGACATCTTCCAGG AACAGTTGGCGGCAGTGCCAGAGTTCCATGGGCTGGGGCTCCTCTTCAAGTCCTCGCCTGAGCCTGTGGCCCTCACTGAGTCAGAGACAGAGTATGTCATCCGCTGTACCAAACACACCTTCACTGACCACATGGTGTTCCAG TTTGACTGCACAAACACACTCAATGACCAGACTCTGGAGAATGTCACAGTCCAGATGGAGCCCACTGAAGCTTATGAAGTGCTCTGTTATGTGCCTGCCCGAAGCCTACCCTACAACCAGCCTGGGACCTGCTACACGCTGGTGGCACTGCCCAAGGAAGACCCCACAGCTG TGGCCTGCACATTCAGCTGCATGATGAAGTTCACTGTCAAGGATTGTGACCCCACCACTGGGGAGACCGACGATGAAGGCTATGAAGATGAATATGTG CTGGAAGATCTGGAAGTCACTGTCGCTGATCACATCCAAAAGGTCATGATGCTGAACTTTGAAGCAGCCTGGGATCAGTTAGGGGATGAGTTTGAGAAGGAGGAGACATTCACCTTGTCTACCATCAAGACACTTGAAG